The Flavobacterium sp. 102 genomic interval GAATGTGCCTAGATCATACATCCGGTTTTCCAAATTGGCGTTGGGATGAACCAGACGAAAAACTGAAAGTCAAATCAATTCCTGGTTCTCGATATAGTTATTCTGGAGAAGGATTGGTTTATCTTCAAGTTGTAATAGAACATCTTTTAAACAAGTCATTGGAACAACTAATGCAGGAAAACATTTTTATACCATTAAAAATGAAGAATTCTTCTTACACATGGCAACCGAAATTTGAAAAAAATTATTGTATTGGTCACAACGTAACCGGTGAATTGTATGAAAAAGATAAAGATAATGAGGCGAGAGCTGCCAGCACTTTAGAAACTACGCTCGATGATTATACACTATTTACCGAAGCCGTACTTAAAAACCAATTACTAACATCATCTACTACAAAAGAGATGTTTACTCAGCAAATCAAAATTAGGTCGATAGCCCAATTTGGACCAATGCGCCTAAAAGACTCTGATAGTAATGACGGAATTAATTTGGGTTACGGACTTGGTTGGGGATTACTTGACTCCCCATACGGATTTGGTGCTTTCAAAGAAGGGCACGGTGATGGCTTTCAACATTATTCCATTATTTTTCCACAAAAAGGAAAAGGGATTATAATAATGAGTAATAGTGATAATGCAGAAAGTATTTTTAAAGAATTATTGGAAATTACCTTTGGTGATATTTATACTCCATGGCGTTGGGAAAATTATATTCCTTACGACCAAAAAGATTAAATTAATTATGCATCGCCGTTGTTGCAACCCAAGAACCCATCTGCAAGCATATGAAACAAAAATCATTATATTTGAGATAAATATCAAATTAAATGAATAAGTTATTAACCTTTTTAGATCTTACAAAAGGAGAAGACAACAAACAATCCGTACTCGAAAATGTAAAATCAAACATTTCATTCAGAGGTGCGAATCTTTGGATTCTTGCTTGTGCAATCGTAGTAGCATCCATTGGATTGAATGTAAATTCAACCGCTGTAATCATTGGGGCGATGCTTATTTCTCCTTTAATGGGACCAATAATCGGAGCTGGATTTGCACTTGGTATATACGACTTCGAGCTTCTAAAAAAATCATTAAAAAACTTACTGATTGCGACTGTTGTGAGTTTGGCAGTGTCTACTATTTATTTCTATTTAAGTCCTTTTAAAGAAACGCAATCAGAACTTCTCGCCCGCACATCACCAAATATATATGACATTTTGATTGCATTCTTCGGCGGTTTGGTCGGTGTAATTGCCATCACCCGAAAAGAAAAAGGAAATCCTATTCCCGGAGTTGCAATCGCAACCGCTTTGATGCCGCCACTTTGCACTGCAGGTTACGGCTTGGCTATAGGGAATTTTCATTTTTTTGGGGGAGCCATTTATCTATACACTATTAATTGTGTTTTCATCTGTGTGGCTACTTTTCTAATCGTTAAATTCTTGGATTATCCGCGTTTAATTCAATTTGAAAAAGCACGGGAAAAACAAATTACTTTTGTCATTACCCTACTAACAATCATACTCCTTTTACCAAGTATATACTTTGGCTACACGCTTTTTGAGGAAAGAAAATTTGAACAAAAAGTAAATACTTTTATCCAAAATGAATTCACGGATAAAGGTTACACTATAATTTACAAAAAAACACGTTACAAATCGAATAATAGTAGTTTGGAAATTGCATTACTTTCTAAAAAATTCAACGCTCAAGAAAATGCAGAAATCAAGCAACGGTTAAACGTTTATGATTTAAAGGGTGTTCAATTTAAAATTCGTCAGGACACGACCAATTTAAAGCAAGATATCCTTAATCAAATAAAAAATGAAAGGACCAACGTAAATGAAAAAGATGCTGTAATTGCCACATTGAGAAAAGAAATTCAAGATAATAAATTTGACAATAAATCTCTGCTAAATGAAGCAAGAATCCTTTTCCCTTCCTTACGTGATATTTCAATTTCTAACCATCCCTTTAATGTTGATCAGGAAAAAAACAATATCGTTCCTGTAGTCATTTATTCAAGTGAAAAAGCCTTAAATAAAGATGATACCCAAAAATTAGAGCTATGGGTAAAAACAAGAATTAAAAAAAATGAGGTTGAAGTGTTTTGGAAAAATACCAAATAGTTTGTTCGTCAGTCAACTCAACCTCATTTTTGAGAAATGAATGGCTTGGATTAACCTTTTTTCATCCCCTTACCGCTTTCATTTCTCAGTAATTCAGAGGACTTAATTTTTTTTTACTAAATAGTATGCATGCATAATATATTTTTATTATCTTTGAATTCAGAACGAAAACGTTTTAGCATTTTTAGGTATGAAAGATAAAACTATAGATTATATACTCCGTGCTACTTGGCAAGCTGTTGCCCGTATGTACAACGAAGAAGCGTCCAAGTTTGAAGGCTCGATGGCGATAGGATTTGCACTATTGAGTATCGATAAAGAAGAAGGAACACCTTCCACTTTTATCAGTTCACGAATGGGAATGGAAGCGACAAGCTTAACCAGAACCCTAAGAACCTTGGAAGAAAAAGGACTAATCATCCGGAAGAAAAACCCACAAGACGGTCGTGGTGTGTTAATCTACTTAACCGACTTAGGCAAAGAAAAAAGAGAACTCTCCAAAAAGACCGTTCTAAAATTTAACGAAACCATCAGAAAAAACATCACCGAAGAAAAGCTACAGCATTTTATAGAAGTAGCTGATATAATCAATGACTTAATTTCAGAGAAAAAAATATTTTAATCCATGTTTGCTATCAGATATATTCTTGCAACTGACAACAAACAACCGATAACAGACAACAAATAAATTATGAAACGAACAATTAAAAAAGTGGCAGTCGTAGGTTCCGGAATCATGGGTTCGGGAATTGCTTGTCATTTTGCTAACATTGGTGTAGAAGTTTTACTTTTGGACATTATTCCAAATGCACTAACAGAAGCCGAAGAAAAGAAAGGATTAACGCTTGACAGTAAAGTGGTTCGCAACCGTTTGGTCAACGAACATTTGGCGAATGCTTTGAAGTCTAACCCATCGCCTATTTACAGTCAGAAGTTTGCCGGCAGAATCACTACAGGAAATACTACTGATGATATGTCTAAGATTGCCAACTACGATTGGATTATTGAAGTTGTAGTAGAGCGTTTAGACATCAAGAAATTGGTATTCGAACAAATCGACCAATACCGCAAACCGGGAACTTTGGTGACTTCAAACACTTCAGGTATTCCTATTAAGTTTATGAGCGAAGGCCGAAGCGAGGATTTTCAAGCACACTTTTGCGGAACGCATTTCTTTAATCCGGCGCGTTATTTAAAATTATTTGAAATCATTCCGGGACCAGAAACTGCTAACGAAGTATTAGATTTCTTATTTGATTATGGTTCTAAATTTTTAGGCAAAACTTCGGTCGTGGCCAAAGATACTCCGGCGTTCATCGGAAATCGTATTGGTATATTTGGCATTCAGAGTTTATTCCATTTGGTAAAAGAAATGGACTTAACCATCGAAGAAGTTGATAAGTTAACCGGTCCGGTAATTGGTCGCCCAAAGTCGGCCACCTTCAGAACGGTTGATGTCGTTGGTTTAGATACTTTGGTTCACGTGGCCAACGGAATATATGAAAACTGTCCAAACGACGAGGCGCACGAACTATTCAAATTACCTGACTTCATCAATAAAATGATGGAAAACAAATGGCTGGGAAGCAAAACCGGTCAGGGTTTCTATAAAAAAGTAGACAAAGACATCTTATCTTTAGATTTAAATACCTTAGAATACAGAGCCGCTAAAAAAGCATCTTTCGGTACTTTAGAACTGACCAAAACGATTGACAAACCTATCGACAGGTTCAAGGTTTTGGTAAAAGGTAAAGACAAAGCAGGCGAATTCTACAGAAAAAACTTCTCAGCGATGTTTGCTTATGTTTCTAACAGAGTTCCCGAAATCACAGACGACTTCTACAAAATAGACGACGCAATGAAAGCAGGTTTCGGTTGGGAAAACGGACCATTCGAAATATGGGACGCTATAGGAGTTGCCAAAGGAATCGAATTAATGCAAGCCGAAGGCTATCAACCGGCCGCTTGGGTAAATGAAATGTTTGCTTCAGGCAGTACAAGCTTCTACACAGTTAAAGAAGGCGCAACTTATTATTATAACATACAAACTAAGTCACAAACCAAAGTACCGGGACAAGACAGTTTCATTATTCTAAACAACATCCGCGAAAGCAAGAAAGTTTGGAGCAACAGCGGTGCTGTAATTCACGACTTAGGTGACGGCATCTTAAACCTTGAATTCCAATCGAAAATGAATACCATCGGTGGTGACGTTTTAGTCGGAATCAACAAAGCTATCGACTTAGCCGAAAAACAATACAACGGATTAGTAATAGGAAACCAAGGTGCCAATTTCTCTGTCGGAGCCAATATCGGAATGATTTTCATGATGGCAGTCGAACAAGAATATGACGAACTAAATATGGCCATCAAAATGTTCCAAGACACGATGATGCGTTGTCGCTACTCTTCTATTCCGGTAATCGTTGCGCCACACGGCATGACACTTGGCGGCGGTTGTGAAATGAGTATGCACGCTGATAAAGTGGTTGCTGCGGCAGAAACTTATATTGGTTTGGTAGAATTTGGTGTCGGTGTAATTCCCGGCGGTGGTGGTTCTAAAGAAATGACTTTGCGTGCATCCGACCTATTCCGTAAAAACGACGTTGAATTAAATACACTACAAGAATATTTCCTAACAGTCGCAATGGCAAAAGTAGCTACATCAGCTTACGAAGCCTTTGATATGGGCGTATTACAAAAAGGAAAAGACGTCGTTGTAGTCAACAAAGACCGTCAAATAGCCGAAGCCAAGAAACATGCATTGTTAATGGCAGAAGCCGGTTACACACAACCAATTCAAAGAACCGATGTAAAAGTTTTGGGCAAACAAGCCTTAGGAATGTTCTTAGTTGGAACAGACCAAATGGTAGCCGGAAAATACATTTCGGAACACGATCAAAAAATTGCAAACAAACTGGCTTACGTAATGGCCGGTGGCGATTTGTCTGAACCAACTTTGGTAAGCGAACAGTACTTATTGGATATTGAAAGAGAAGCCTTCTTATCACTTTGTACTGAAAGAAAAACATTGGAAAGAATTCAGTTTATGTTAACTAAAGGAAAACCGTTGAGAAATTAGATAATAGATAATAGACGAAAAGAAAATAGACAAAAAGTCTATCATCTATAATCTCTTTGTCTATCATCTCAAAACAAAAAATATGAAAACAGCATATATAGTAAAAGCATACAGAACCGCCGTCGGAAAAGCACCTAAAGGAGTTTACAGATTCAAACGCCCTGACGAACTAGCCGCCGAAACCATTCAATTCATGATGAATGAACTGCCTGATTTCGACAAAACAAGAATTGACGACGTCATGGTCGGAAACGCCATGCCCGAAGCTGAACAAGGATTAAACGTAGCGCGTTTGATTTCGTTAATGGGATTAAAAGTAACCGATGTACCGGGTGTAACCGTGAACCGTTATTGTGCTTCCGGAATTGAAACCATTGCCATGGCGACTTCTAAAATACAAAGTGGTATGGCAGATTGTATCATCGCCGGTGGTGCCGAAAGCATGAGTTTTATCCCAATGGGCGGTTACAAACCAACGCCTGATTATGCAGTAGCCAAAGAAGGCAACGAAGATTATTACTGGGGAATGGGTTTAACAGCAGAAGCGGTAGCCAAACAATTCAACGTATCTCGTGAAGACCAAGATGAATTTGCACTTAATTCACATTTAAAAGCCATCAAAGCGCAAGCCGAAGGCAAATTCGATAAACAAATTGTTCCCATTACTATCGAACAAACCTTTATCAATGAAAATGGTAAAAAAGAGACCAAGTCCTACACCGTAACCAAAGACGAAGGACCAAGAGCCGATACGAATGCAGCTGCTTTAAGTAAATTGCGCCCTGTTTTCGCCGCTGATGGTAGTGTAACTGCCGGTAACTCTTCACAAATGAGTGACGGAGCGGCTTTTGTCTTAATCATGAGCGAAGAAATGGTAAAAGAATTAAACCTGACTCCTATCGCTCGCATGGTAAGTTATGCCGCAGCCGGTGTAGAACCAAGAATCATGGGAATCGGTCCGGTGAAAGCCATCCCGAAAGCTTTAAAACAAGCAGGTTTGACTTTAAACGACATCAATTTAATTGAGTTAAACGAAGCTTTTGCTTCTCAAGCCTTAGCAGTTACTCGCGAATTGGGCATCAATCCTGATATCGTAAATGTAAACGGTGGCGCCATTGCTTTGGGACATCCACTAGGTTGTACAGGGGCAAAATTATCTGTACAATTATTTGACGAAATGAAACGCCGAGGTGATAAATACGGAATCGTATCAATGTGTGTCGGAACCGGACAAGGTGCCGCAGGCGTTTATGAATTATTATAATCAACAATCTAAAAAAATAAAAAAATGAGCGATATCACTCGTGGAGGTCAATTCCTCGTAAAAGAAACCAAATGCGAAGACATCTTCACTCCTGAAGATTTCTCAGAAGAACAAATTATGATGCGCGATTCTGTTAAAGAATTCGTCGACAAAGAAATTTGGCCTAACAAAGACCGTTTCGAAAAGAAAGACTATGCCTTTACCGAAGAAGTAATGCGCAAAGCCGGAGAAATGGGATTTCTAAGTGTTGCTGTTCCGGAAGCATATGGCGGAATGGGAATGGGATTCGTAGATACGTGTCTCGTTTGCGACTATATTTCGGGCGCAACCGGTTCGTTTTCTACAGCCTTTGGAGCACATACCGGAATCGGAACGATGCCGATTACTTTGTACGGAACCGAAGAGCAAAAGCAAAAATACGTCCCTAAATTAGCTTCCGGCGAATGGTTTGGCGCGTACTGTTTGACCGAACCGGGCGCTGGATCTGATGCTAACTCCGGAAAAACAAAAGCAGTTTTATCTACTGACGGAAAACATTACAATATTACCGGACAAAAAATGTGGATTTCGAACGCAGGTTTTTGTTCCGTATTTATTGTTTTCGCCCGTATTGAAGATGACAAAAACATTACCGGCTTCATCGTAGAAAACGATCCAAGCAACGGAATCACGATGAATGAAGAAGAACACAAACTCGGCATTCGCGCCTCTTCTACTCGTCAAGTTTTCTTTGCTGATACTAAAGTTCCGATTGAAAATATGTTGGCCGGACGTGGCGAAGGTTTTAAAATTGCAATGAATGCGTTAAATGTTGGTCGTATCAAATTGGCTGCCGCTTGCTTAGATGCCCAACGCCGAGTGACATCGAATGCAATTAATTATGCCAATGAAAGAATCCAATTCAATACACCAATCTCCAGTTTTGGTGCCATTCGCTATAAATTAGCGGAAATGGCGACTTCCGCTTATGCCGGAGAAAGTGCTACCTATCGCGCTGCGAAAGACATTGAGAACAGAATCAAATTACGTGAAGCCGAAGGTGCAACACACCAAGAAGCCGAATTAAAAGGCGTTGAAGAATTTGCTATCGAATGTTCTATTCTAAAAGTAGCCGTTTCAGAAGACGTACAAAATGCAGCAGATGAAGGCATCCAAATCTATGGCGGAATGGGATTCTCTGAAGACACACCGATGGAAAGTGCTTGGCGTGATGCTCGTATCGCTCGTATTTACGAAGGAACGAATGAAATCAACAGAATGTTGTCAGTCGGCATGTTAATCAAAAAAGCCATGAAAGGCCATGTTGATTTATTAGGACCGGCGATGAAAGTACAAGAAGAATTAATGGGTATTCCATCATTTGACACACCTGACTATTCTGAATTATTTTCAGAAGAAAAAGAGATGGTGGCCAAATTGAAAAAAGCTTTCTTAATGGTAGCTGGTGCTGCGGTTCAAAAATATGGAATGGATTTAGACGCACACCAACAATTATTAATGGCTGCTGCCGATATGTTAATTGAAATCTATGTTGCGGAAAGTACGATTTTAAGAACAGAAAAATTGGCCAAGAAAGAAGGAGAATCAAAAGTAACGGAGCAAATCGCGATGGCTAAGCTATACTTATACAAAGCAGTAGACGTTGTGACCCAAAAAGGAAAAGAAAGTATTATCTCTTTTGCTGAAGGAGACGAACAACGCATGATGCTAATGGGATTACGCCGATTTACCAAATACACCAACATGCCAAACATCGTTGGATTAAGAGAAACTATTACCACCAAGTTAGTGGCGGAAAATAGCTATTGTTTCTAAATTTTAGTTACGTTAATTGTTTTAAAAGACCATCTGTGATATTCAGATGGTTTTTTTTTGAGTGTCAAACAAAATCCTAAAATAGCCGTTGAAGAATCTAAAGAAATAACCAATACTTTTGAAAAAATAGTAATTTAGCTTAACTGTATTTACATATTCTATAAGCAAGAAAGGTAAAGGACTTTTAGATTGCAGAAGTAGAAAACTAAAAAATGATAGTCTTTTAGAAATGATAAAAAAAACACTAAAAATAACATGTCAATGGAAGATAAAAAACAGTTGTCACCGGAACAGCGTAATGAACTACTCAACACTTTAAAAAATCGTTTTGAGAAAAACAGTAACCGCCATCCAAATTTGGATTGGGCTAAAATACAAGCCAAACTAGAAGCGAATCCTCAAAAACTATGGTCGCTCAATGAAATGGAAAAAACTGAAGGTGAACCGGATGTCATTGGTTACGATCAAAAAACTGATGAATATCATTTTTATGATTGCTCAGCCGAAAGTCCAAAAGGACGAAGAAGTCTATGCTATGACCGACAAGCATTAGACTCAAGAAAAGAACACAAACCGCAAAACAGCGTTATTGATGTTGTAACTGCCATGGGTATTGAACTTTTAACAGAAGAACAATACAGAGCATTACAGCAATTTGGGAACTTCGACACCAAAACATCAAGCTGGATAAAAACACCGGACGAAATTAGAAAACTCGGTGGCGCACTTTTCTGTGATTATCGTTATGGAAATGTCTTTGTGTACCACAACGGTGCCGAATCTTACTATGCTGTGCGAGCATTTCGTGGCATGCTAAAGATTTAAATTCTTTTGTCCAAATAATACAAAACCATTTATTTTCCTATCTTCGATTCCTAAACCAATAAGTTATGCCATTCACCACCGCCATTTCACCTGAAAGAACTCCATTTGCCAAAAACCCATGGTTGTGGGCGTTTCTGGGCATATTTACCATCATTTGGACAAGCACATTAATAGGCACAAACGACATGAATAATTGGCTGCTCGAAAATACTTTGACAGTTATTTTCTTCTTGTTTTTAATTTTCACTTATAAAAAATACCAGTTCAGCGATTTAACTTATCTGCTGATTTGTGTTTACATGTGTTTGCACGTTTATGGCGCCAAATATACTTATGCCGAAAACCCTTTTGGCTATTGGCTCAAAGATTATATGGTTTGGGAGCGCAATCACTACGACCGAATTGTGCATTTCAGTTTCGGATTTTTATTGGCTTACCCCATGAGGGAATTGTTTCTAAAATGGATAAAATACCCAACAATAGTCGCATGGGTTTTACCAATCGAAATCACTTTGTCCATAAGCGGTTTCTACGAATTGATTGAATGGGCTGTAGCCGATATTTTCTTTCCGGCGCAAGGTGTTGCTTATTTAGGAACGCAAGGCGATATTTGGGATGCCCAAAAAGACATTTTTCTAGCCTTTTTAGGAGCCATTTTAGCCACAACAATAGTTTCCTTAGTCAAACGCTTTTTCAAAATTCATGAAAGCTAATGCGCCTATTTCGTTTAGTGCCAAAATAGAAATTATTGGTATCAACCCATTCGTGTATTTGCCCGAAGAAGTGTTACTAGTTGTTTTGGGTCAAGCCCAAAAAGACAAAGGCAAAATACCGGTAACCATATCCATTGACGGACATCCATTTCTTCAAACTTTAGTCAAATATAGCGGACATTGGCGATTGTACTTAAACACACCTATGCGAAAAGCCACTGGAAAAGAATTGGGCGATACTGCCCTATTTACCATTGCTTTTGATCCAAAGCCAAGAGAAATAACCATACATCCTAAATTGGCAAAAGCTTTAGAAAACAATACAGAAGCCAAAGGCAAATTCGATAATTTACCTGCTTCACGCCGATTGGAAATTGTCAAGTACATTTCTTTCCTGAAAACCGAAGAAAGCATCGATAGAAATGTAACAAAAGCCATTAATTTTTTATTAGAAAAAGAGCATTTTATCGGCAGAGACAAACCTTAGTCTAAAATTCAAGAATTATCATTTTCAAGCTCATAAATTTAACTTCGATTCAAAAAAATAACAAAAAATAGCTTTAATTTGTAGTAAACAAACAACAACATGCTATTTGATCCTAACGAGCTCGAGTATTCGGCTGTTTACAAACTACTAACCGGTGCCATTATCCCAAGACCTATCGGCTGGATTTCTTCAGTAAGCGAAGACGGAATCAACAATTTAGCGCCTTTTTCCTATTTCAATGCTGTTGGTGATGATCCGCCAACCGTGATGTTTTCTACCGGAAGAGGCAACAATACTAATAAAGATACTTTAAATAATGTGCTGGCCACCAAACAATTTGTGGTAAACATGGTCACCGAAGAGTTGGCTGAACAAATGAATACCACTGCACAATCAGTTCCACACGATGTGGACGAATTTGAATTAGCAGGTGTTACACCAATCGCATCAGTCAAAGTAAAACCAATGCGCGTTAAAGAAAGTCCAATTACTTTCGAATGCGAATTGGTACATCATTATTTTTTGGAAGACCACAAACACGGCGGTGCTTGTATCGTTATCGGCAGGATCGTAATGATGCATTTCAATGACGAAGTATTATTAGAAAATCATAAAATCAATTTAGAAACCTACAAACCAATTTCGCGATTAGCAGGTTCTAATTATGCCAAATTAGGAGAATTATTTTCGATTAAAAGAGGTTAAAAAAACCTCAGAACCTTAGAAACTTAGAATCTCAAAAAAATGAAAATAGCAGTTATAGGTGGCGGTCCGGGCGGACTTTACTTTTCGATACTAACCAAAAAAGCAATGCCCGATTGCCAAATCGATGTGTACGAACGCAACAAACCCGATGATAGTTTTGGTTTTGGCGTAGTCTTCTCCGATGAAACTTTAGGCGAATTTCTCAAACGCGACATGCAATCCTATGAGTTAATCCGAAGCAAATTTGCCTATTGGGACGACATCATCGTAGCGCGTGACGGACAAGAAGTTAGTATTGCCGGAAACGGTTTTTGTGGTTGTTCGAGAAAAACATTGCTCAAGTTACTACACCAACGTTGTCGTGAAGAAGGTATAAACCTTCATTTCGAG includes:
- a CDS encoding YdeI/OmpD-associated family protein; its protein translation is MKANAPISFSAKIEIIGINPFVYLPEEVLLVVLGQAQKDKGKIPVTISIDGHPFLQTLVKYSGHWRLYLNTPMRKATGKELGDTALFTIAFDPKPREITIHPKLAKALENNTEAKGKFDNLPASRRLEIVKYISFLKTEESIDRNVTKAINFLLEKEHFIGRDKP
- a CDS encoding acetyl-CoA C-acyltransferase; protein product: MKTAYIVKAYRTAVGKAPKGVYRFKRPDELAAETIQFMMNELPDFDKTRIDDVMVGNAMPEAEQGLNVARLISLMGLKVTDVPGVTVNRYCASGIETIAMATSKIQSGMADCIIAGGAESMSFIPMGGYKPTPDYAVAKEGNEDYYWGMGLTAEAVAKQFNVSREDQDEFALNSHLKAIKAQAEGKFDKQIVPITIEQTFINENGKKETKSYTVTKDEGPRADTNAAALSKLRPVFAADGSVTAGNSSQMSDGAAFVLIMSEEMVKELNLTPIARMVSYAAAGVEPRIMGIGPVKAIPKALKQAGLTLNDINLIELNEAFASQALAVTRELGINPDIVNVNGGAIALGHPLGCTGAKLSVQLFDEMKRRGDKYGIVSMCVGTGQGAAGVYELL
- a CDS encoding DUF389 domain-containing protein — protein: MNKLLTFLDLTKGEDNKQSVLENVKSNISFRGANLWILACAIVVASIGLNVNSTAVIIGAMLISPLMGPIIGAGFALGIYDFELLKKSLKNLLIATVVSLAVSTIYFYLSPFKETQSELLARTSPNIYDILIAFFGGLVGVIAITRKEKGNPIPGVAIATALMPPLCTAGYGLAIGNFHFFGGAIYLYTINCVFICVATFLIVKFLDYPRLIQFEKAREKQITFVITLLTIILLLPSIYFGYTLFEERKFEQKVNTFIQNEFTDKGYTIIYKKTRYKSNNSSLEIALLSKKFNAQENAEIKQRLNVYDLKGVQFKIRQDTTNLKQDILNQIKNERTNVNEKDAVIATLRKEIQDNKFDNKSLLNEARILFPSLRDISISNHPFNVDQEKNNIVPVVIYSSEKALNKDDTQKLELWVKTRIKKNEVEVFWKNTK
- a CDS encoding flavin reductase family protein is translated as MLFDPNELEYSAVYKLLTGAIIPRPIGWISSVSEDGINNLAPFSYFNAVGDDPPTVMFSTGRGNNTNKDTLNNVLATKQFVVNMVTEELAEQMNTTAQSVPHDVDEFELAGVTPIASVKVKPMRVKESPITFECELVHHYFLEDHKHGGACIVIGRIVMMHFNDEVLLENHKINLETYKPISRLAGSNYAKLGELFSIKRG
- a CDS encoding serine hydrolase codes for the protein MVTSKYWFILILLVHLTTVCLGQEIVKLDKTKISQDDLDDKITTLMKVANVHGLGIVVFNNNEPVYKKTFGYKNAITKEPIKTETNFYGASLSKSVFAVMVMQLVEKGILDLDKPLQEYLPKPIFDYKPTKKWHDKYVDLKNDPAYLKITTRMCLDHTSGFPNWRWDEPDEKLKVKSIPGSRYSYSGEGLVYLQVVIEHLLNKSLEQLMQENIFIPLKMKNSSYTWQPKFEKNYCIGHNVTGELYEKDKDNEARAASTLETTLDDYTLFTEAVLKNQLLTSSTTKEMFTQQIKIRSIAQFGPMRLKDSDSNDGINLGYGLGWGLLDSPYGFGAFKEGHGDGFQHYSIIFPQKGKGIIIMSNSDNAESIFKELLEITFGDIYTPWRWENYIPYDQKD
- a CDS encoding acyl-CoA dehydrogenase family protein yields the protein MSDITRGGQFLVKETKCEDIFTPEDFSEEQIMMRDSVKEFVDKEIWPNKDRFEKKDYAFTEEVMRKAGEMGFLSVAVPEAYGGMGMGFVDTCLVCDYISGATGSFSTAFGAHTGIGTMPITLYGTEEQKQKYVPKLASGEWFGAYCLTEPGAGSDANSGKTKAVLSTDGKHYNITGQKMWISNAGFCSVFIVFARIEDDKNITGFIVENDPSNGITMNEEEHKLGIRASSTRQVFFADTKVPIENMLAGRGEGFKIAMNALNVGRIKLAAACLDAQRRVTSNAINYANERIQFNTPISSFGAIRYKLAEMATSAYAGESATYRAAKDIENRIKLREAEGATHQEAELKGVEEFAIECSILKVAVSEDVQNAADEGIQIYGGMGFSEDTPMESAWRDARIARIYEGTNEINRMLSVGMLIKKAMKGHVDLLGPAMKVQEELMGIPSFDTPDYSELFSEEKEMVAKLKKAFLMVAGAAVQKYGMDLDAHQQLLMAAADMLIEIYVAESTILRTEKLAKKEGESKVTEQIAMAKLYLYKAVDVVTQKGKESIISFAEGDEQRMMLMGLRRFTKYTNMPNIVGLRETITTKLVAENSYCF
- a CDS encoding DUF4256 domain-containing protein; protein product: MEDKKQLSPEQRNELLNTLKNRFEKNSNRHPNLDWAKIQAKLEANPQKLWSLNEMEKTEGEPDVIGYDQKTDEYHFYDCSAESPKGRRSLCYDRQALDSRKEHKPQNSVIDVVTAMGIELLTEEQYRALQQFGNFDTKTSSWIKTPDEIRKLGGALFCDYRYGNVFVYHNGAESYYAVRAFRGMLKI
- a CDS encoding MarR family winged helix-turn-helix transcriptional regulator; this translates as MKDKTIDYILRATWQAVARMYNEEASKFEGSMAIGFALLSIDKEEGTPSTFISSRMGMEATSLTRTLRTLEEKGLIIRKKNPQDGRGVLIYLTDLGKEKRELSKKTVLKFNETIRKNITEEKLQHFIEVADIINDLISEKKIF
- a CDS encoding DUF2238 domain-containing protein; amino-acid sequence: MPFTTAISPERTPFAKNPWLWAFLGIFTIIWTSTLIGTNDMNNWLLENTLTVIFFLFLIFTYKKYQFSDLTYLLICVYMCLHVYGAKYTYAENPFGYWLKDYMVWERNHYDRIVHFSFGFLLAYPMRELFLKWIKYPTIVAWVLPIEITLSISGFYELIEWAVADIFFPAQGVAYLGTQGDIWDAQKDIFLAFLGAILATTIVSLVKRFFKIHES
- a CDS encoding 3-hydroxyacyl-CoA dehydrogenase/enoyl-CoA hydratase family protein; translated protein: MKRTIKKVAVVGSGIMGSGIACHFANIGVEVLLLDIIPNALTEAEEKKGLTLDSKVVRNRLVNEHLANALKSNPSPIYSQKFAGRITTGNTTDDMSKIANYDWIIEVVVERLDIKKLVFEQIDQYRKPGTLVTSNTSGIPIKFMSEGRSEDFQAHFCGTHFFNPARYLKLFEIIPGPETANEVLDFLFDYGSKFLGKTSVVAKDTPAFIGNRIGIFGIQSLFHLVKEMDLTIEEVDKLTGPVIGRPKSATFRTVDVVGLDTLVHVANGIYENCPNDEAHELFKLPDFINKMMENKWLGSKTGQGFYKKVDKDILSLDLNTLEYRAAKKASFGTLELTKTIDKPIDRFKVLVKGKDKAGEFYRKNFSAMFAYVSNRVPEITDDFYKIDDAMKAGFGWENGPFEIWDAIGVAKGIELMQAEGYQPAAWVNEMFASGSTSFYTVKEGATYYYNIQTKSQTKVPGQDSFIILNNIRESKKVWSNSGAVIHDLGDGILNLEFQSKMNTIGGDVLVGINKAIDLAEKQYNGLVIGNQGANFSVGANIGMIFMMAVEQEYDELNMAIKMFQDTMMRCRYSSIPVIVAPHGMTLGGGCEMSMHADKVVAAAETYIGLVEFGVGVIPGGGGSKEMTLRASDLFRKNDVELNTLQEYFLTVAMAKVATSAYEAFDMGVLQKGKDVVVVNKDRQIAEAKKHALLMAEAGYTQPIQRTDVKVLGKQALGMFLVGTDQMVAGKYISEHDQKIANKLAYVMAGGDLSEPTLVSEQYLLDIEREAFLSLCTERKTLERIQFMLTKGKPLRN